From the Mastigocladopsis repens PCC 10914 genome, the window TGTAACTGTGTAAGAAGTCATGCTCGTATGAGCCAACCCCAAGCCCAAATTCAGACTGATCAATTTCGAGATAAATATCTGCAAGATCAGTAGCAAGAGACATCCCAAAATATATGTGTCTACATAAATTAGTAAGACCGTTACAAAAAAGGTCTAGGTAAGTTAAAGGAAATGATGCATTTCCAGAATGCCCTCTTACCATTGTTTTGAGTAGTTCTGGGTACTCAAGGAGATTTGAAGAAACAGGACCCACAGATGTCATAAGTTCTTCGCTAGACACCATGTCAAGTCTATTCGCCTTTAGAACGGGGATATAGGTATACTCTCTGTCTCGTTCTGGTATGTTCAAGTAATACCTTGCATCAGTGTAGTAGGTCAAGCCAGACTGAGGGTCATGAAGAAATAAGTAAACAGGGAGTGGAAAGCATTCCCAGTAAACCTTATGTTTTGGATCTGGATAAAATGCCCAATGATCTCCTTTATCGCGTAGATATGATGCTCCCGATTTAATTTGAGCAGCAGCCAGTCTTCCGGGAGCCTCTCCATTAGAGACATACTCTATTTGTCCATCTATTCCCACATCTGCATTAGGAGTTTCTCTAAAGATGAATCCGATGTTATTGAGGTGCATAGAAACTGCCAAAACTCCTTGGCGCTCTGTGAAATAGTTGTCTGATACCTTCGGGAACATCAATGTTGAATCTCCACACGCAGTTAACGATCCAGTTTAGATGAACTGACTCTGCGATTGCATAAAGGCAGTGGGCACATGGACAATCACCATGCAGGGCACTGTCACCCGGAAAATCGCATGATTGCGGGCGCTCCTTACTCCACTAAAAAACCCGGTTATCTGACCGGGCTTTAGTGGGGCAATATCCCCAAAGGTTTGTTATAGAAGTTAGTTATAAGTAGGTAATCTAACTAAGACTACAACCAGAGCGTTGTCAATTTCGGAAAACTGTTACCCAGTTCTAAAAATTTCCTCGCATCGAAATAAGGCTTACATCAGCCCCGCCACTTCGATTATCTGGAAATACTTCATCATTTACTTACTGCATTACTGCATTACTTACTGCATCAATGAATTACTCCTCTACTTCCTTGAGTGCTTCATCCAGCAAAAGCCGCACAATCTCAGCCTTTTTCCTACCTGTCTTCGCCGCTAGCACAGACAGCTTGCGGTGCATCGACTCGGTTAAATCCACGGTTAATCTTACTGTCGGTTCCTTGGGAGTGGTTGAGTAAAGTTGAGACATAAGTGATGGTTTTTTGGGTTCTTGAGTGGATGTAGGTTTTTCAACTGGCTTTGCCACTGGCACAGTTTCTTGTTCTGGCTCTGGTTTAGCCGAGTCTTGAGTTTCTGTCTCTTTGACGTGGGGTTGCTCCTTGGGGCCATAGACAAACTCACTCGCCAGGGCATCATCGAGGGGCTTTCGTTTCTTGGTACTCATGGCACCATCCCCATAATTTCTTTGAACAACCGCTCATATTCCCTAGCTGAGTCAGTTGCTGGACGACCTGGTAAATCCCAAATTGTTGCGGCTTGACCAAAGGTGTCTGCGATCGCTTGCTTATTGTGAATCACTGTCTTAAGCACCGTCACCTCTTTTGTTTTCGATAACAGTGCGATCGCTTCATCTAGTAGCTTTGTCCCCTTAACAGCTCGGCTAATAAATATAGCTGCTTTGGGTGGACCACCGCGCACAGATTGAGCTTGCTTGATTAACC encodes:
- a CDS encoding DUF4365 domain-containing protein produces the protein MFPKVSDNYFTERQGVLAVSMHLNNIGFIFRETPNADVGIDGQIEYVSNGEAPGRLAAAQIKSGASYLRDKGDHWAFYPDPKHKVYWECFPLPVYLFLHDPQSGLTYYTDARYYLNIPERDREYTYIPVLKANRLDMVSSEELMTSVGPVSSNLLEYPELLKTMVRGHSGNASFPLTYLDLFCNGLTNLCRHIYFGMSLATDLADIYLEIDQSEFGLGVGSYEHDFLHSYTRFLISQNLARIDYSDYLIDWFEREMQPQYIAPLTSRGRGLVEYIRQVEQKLFETSDLVSVACERPMRMLFGLPSDIVRIPNIKEFGKRVLLISDTEDEEHQNK
- a CDS encoding ribbon-helix-helix domain-containing protein translates to MSTKKRKPLDDALASEFVYGPKEQPHVKETETQDSAKPEPEQETVPVAKPVEKPTSTQEPKKPSLMSQLYSTTPKEPTVRLTVDLTESMHRKLSVLAAKTGRKKAEIVRLLLDEALKEVEE